In Necator americanus strain Aroian chromosome IV, whole genome shotgun sequence, the following proteins share a genomic window:
- a CDS encoding hypothetical protein (NECATOR_CHRIV.G13717.T2), whose product MDTNEKEDNLRNQELMWDSHSDEDFGDLLDFIMKNMLSENSVHQLMEYNYEGNNLDEDFEHNNGRILKEADFLHEELNRSLLKKIQAYIDLQPGFPCVNTRDNNKTLSEIVRRQIILDEIRTKLNENTLKIYARRHNRNSKLRRQFGYSFLIPVKIGLEMHPSYFALIEKMNPDLFNKIHDGELDQIPSPPDDIQYLSRLGQYIDIFERVLLSDPVEYNREEAYILQMEYDRVYDLLFSRSISKLSLIHN is encoded by the exons ATGGACACAAACGAGAAGGAGGACAACCTTCGCAATCAAGAGCTTATGTGGGACAGTCACAGTGACGAAGATTTCGGAGACTTACTCGATTTCATTATGAAGAACATGTTGTCAGAAAATAGTGTTCACCAACTAATGGAATATAACTACGAAGGAAACAATTTGGATGAAGATTTTGAGCATAACAATGGACGAATATTAAAGGAAGCAGATTTTTTACACGAAGAACTTAATAGAAGtctccttaaaaaaatccaagcatATATCGACCTTCAACCAGGATTTCCATGTGTTAACACAAGAGACAATAACAAAACGCTATCGGAAATTGTTCGACGCCAAATTATACTGGATGAGATTCGAACAAAGTTAAATGAGAATACATTGAAAATCTACGCACGAAGACATAATAGGAATTCTAAACTCAGGCGACAGTTCGGCTACTCGTTCCTTATACCAGTGAAAATAGGCTTGGAAATGCATCCATCCTATTTTGCACTTATCGAAAAAATGAATCCGGATTTGTTTAATAAAATCCATGACGGTGAATTGGATCAGATTCCATCGCCACCGGATGATATACA GTATCTAAGTCGGCTTGGGCAATACATTGATATCTTTGAGCGAGTACTTTTGTCGGATCCTGTCGAATACAACAGAGAAGAA GCTTACATTCTTCAGATGGAATACGATAGGGTATACGACTTATTATTCTCAAGGAGT ATCTCTAAACTGTCTTTaatt CACAACTAA
- a CDS encoding hypothetical protein (NECATOR_CHRIV.G13717.T1) — protein sequence MDTNEKEDNLRNQELMWDSHSDEDFGDLLDFIMKNMLSENSVHQLMEYNYEGNNLDEDFEHNNGRILKEADFLHEELNRSLLKKIQAYIDLQPGFPCVNTRDNNKTLSEIVRRQIILDEIRTKLNENTLKIYARRHNRNSKLRRQFGYSFLIPVKIGLEMHPSYFALIEKMNPDLFNKIHDGELDQIPSPPDDIQYLSRLGQYIDIFERVLLSDPVEYNREEAYILQMEYDRVYDLLFSRSVSVTILGDGQHT from the exons ATGGACACAAACGAGAAGGAGGACAACCTTCGCAATCAAGAGCTTATGTGGGACAGTCACAGTGACGAAGATTTCGGAGACTTACTCGATTTCATTATGAAGAACATGTTGTCAGAAAATAGTGTTCACCAACTAATGGAATATAACTACGAAGGAAACAATTTGGATGAAGATTTTGAGCATAACAATGGACGAATATTAAAGGAAGCAGATTTTTTACACGAAGAACTTAATAGAAGtctccttaaaaaaatccaagcatATATCGACCTTCAACCAGGATTTCCATGTGTTAACACAAGAGACAATAACAAAACGCTATCGGAAATTGTTCGACGCCAAATTATACTGGATGAGATTCGAACAAAGTTAAATGAGAATACATTGAAAATCTACGCACGAAGACATAATAGGAATTCTAAACTCAGGCGACAGTTCGGCTACTCGTTCCTTATACCAGTGAAAATAGGCTTGGAAATGCATCCATCCTATTTTGCACTTATCGAAAAAATGAATCCGGATTTGTTTAATAAAATCCATGACGGTGAATTGGATCAGATTCCATCGCCACCGGATGATATACA GTATCTAAGTCGGCTTGGGCAATACATTGATATCTTTGAGCGAGTACTTTTGTCGGATCCTGTCGAATACAACAGAGAAGAA GCTTACATTCTTCAGATGGAATACGATAGGGTATACGACTTATTATTCTCAAGGAGTGTGAGCGTTACAATTCTTGGTGACGGTCAACATACGTAA